A genomic segment from Candidatus Omnitrophota bacterium encodes:
- a CDS encoding shikimate kinase, producing the protein MKNIYLVGFMATGKSSVGKELAERKGWQFVDLDDLIELKEKRRISDIFTKEGEAYFRKIEKETLKEVSKEKKFVVACGGGIVINEENIKIMKETGFMVCLSASPEAILKRTSGCAHRPLLNVKDPKKQIDLLLKLRAPYYCKADKTIDTSRLSIKEVVNKIIKLIGRK; encoded by the coding sequence ATGAAAAATATTTATTTAGTTGGTTTTATGGCAACAGGCAAGTCTTCCGTAGGCAAGGAGCTTGCGGAAAGGAAAGGTTGGCAATTTGTTGACCTCGATGATTTAATTGAACTAAAAGAAAAACGCAGGATCTCGGATATTTTTACTAAGGAAGGCGAGGCATATTTTCGTAAAATAGAAAAAGAAACATTAAAAGAAGTTAGCAAGGAGAAGAAATTTGTTGTTGCCTGCGGAGGAGGAATTGTAATAAACGAAGAAAATATCAAAATAATGAAGGAAACCGGATTTATGGTTTGCCTGTCTGCTTCTCCGGAAGCAATATTAAAAAGAACCTCTGGGTGTGCGCATCGGCCGTTACTTAACGTTAAAGACCCCAAAAAACAAATTGATTTACTATTAAAATTACGCGCTCCTTATTATTGTAAGGCAGATAAGACAATTGATACTTCAAGATTATCAATTAAAGAGGTTGTTAATAAAATTATTAAATTGATTGGGAGAAAATAA
- a CDS encoding chorismate synthase, with protein sequence MLKYSTAGESHGKALLAILENIPAGLKLDIGKVNYELRRRQQGYGRGKRMQIEKDAAQLISGVRHGKTLGSPIGLCIENRDFSIEKLPDVACPRPGHADLAGVLKYGFKDVRNVLERASARETAARVAVGAVCKILLAEFKIDISSNVMLIGGECSPQSMMKQIMKAQENKDTVGGIFEVTADGVPAGLGSYTSADKRLDGRLAQNIISIPGIKAIGFGLGFGFAHRFGSQCHDAIYYSKNSGYSRKTNNAGGIEGGISNGEEIVLHACMKPIATLLKPLDSVNINSKKKAKATVERSDICAVESAAVIAESGMAFVLADALLEKFGADNIDDIKKAYKDYLKRIR encoded by the coding sequence ATGTTAAAATATTCAACCGCAGGTGAATCACACGGGAAGGCTCTTCTTGCGATTTTAGAAAATATTCCGGCAGGGCTTAAGCTGGATATAGGTAAGGTAAATTATGAATTAAGGCGTAGGCAACAGGGCTATGGCCGTGGAAAACGTATGCAGATTGAAAAAGATGCAGCGCAGTTGATTTCTGGTGTCAGACATGGAAAAACTTTGGGAAGTCCAATTGGCCTATGTATCGAGAATAGAGATTTTAGTATAGAAAAATTACCTGATGTTGCTTGTCCTCGTCCGGGACATGCAGATTTAGCCGGAGTTTTAAAATACGGCTTTAAAGATGTGCGTAATGTTTTAGAGCGTGCTTCAGCGAGGGAGACTGCAGCAAGGGTTGCAGTAGGAGCAGTCTGCAAAATATTATTAGCTGAGTTTAAAATTGATATTTCTAGTAATGTTATGTTGATTGGCGGAGAATGTTCTCCGCAGTCAATGATGAAACAGATAATGAAAGCACAGGAAAATAAAGATACTGTAGGCGGAATATTTGAAGTTACGGCAGATGGAGTCCCTGCGGGGTTAGGTAGCTATACTTCAGCGGATAAACGTTTGGACGGAAGATTGGCTCAAAACATAATCTCAATTCCCGGGATTAAAGCAATTGGTTTTGGGTTAGGGTTTGGTTTTGCGCATCGTTTTGGTTCGCAATGCCATGATGCGATCTATTACTCTAAAAATAGCGGATATTCGCGCAAAACAAATAATGCCGGCGGTATTGAAGGCGGGATTTCTAACGGAGAAGAGATTGTTTTACACGCTTGCATGAAACCGATTGCAACTTTACTTAAGCCTTTAGATTCGGTTAATATAAATTCAAAAAAGAAAGCTAAAGCAACGGTTGAGCGTTCTGATATTTGTGCAGTTGAATCAGCTGCAGTTATCGCGGAATCCGGCATGGCGTTTGTCTTAGCGGATGCTTTGTTGGAGAAGTTTGGCGCGGATAATATAGACGATATAAAGAAAGCTTATAAAGATTACTTAAAAAGAATACGATAA
- a CDS encoding filamentous hemagglutinin N-terminal domain-containing protein: MKKNLTIIILIFVIIHFVSLPLFALPEGQVVESGSVVFDQPNATTLNITASDKSIINFNTFNIGQNETVNFYQPNSSSTVLGRVLGAGASNINGSLTANGILFLTNPNGFNFGPQANVQVNSLIASTLEISTNNFINGNYIFNHRENAAYARIINEGIIEGNNIALVASAVKNTGVILAKAGTAHLASGDKTTITIDNRGLIQVEINEKTSGKVYDSNGVALKDAVANSGTVEGAQVYMSAKTASDIFENAVNQTGIIKANGLVNENGIIRIVSNEKIKLSGSLTADKGEIKVSSEKFVNVSAELNISAATAEINSDKDLLVDANITNDSGDLHLFADYDGDGVGEFTQSTGEIYAKDSGDVYIDGSGVMTLNKIKTDLGAIKIGTLRAPSSISGKPHYIHTVGDFEFDSSSDGAITTTRGDVLRFNPLGSLVIEAINGAIKFLEGVVINVAQAEFIGNSLFVNTISSSVTFYKNIGDFNITSFSTTDDLATLEGEDVKVTYLKSNDVTLKSDNSVNSTPGVIIQAPEVRVIAQKFGSIETPLNIKSPLIYLERLHGAIEILESSGIGTSVMLRGPPDGFGAIIYNHDTNLTLKAEVVRLIGTDSIQLYGNITFSSLECTIPNKEIYFEAGKTYTITGVFHFSGKLEDDGTISYIHLKSSEDGVRWFIDPQGAHELSYVRAEDSYNLDPRLILGTSLDHDANSYNWDAPRYWLGTTSTSWNNTLNWSATDGGAGGAGVPTSADDVYFSSTRNNACSIDTTAVCLSFTIGDLYTQTVSMAAGSSLAVTNDLTLTGSGALSPAGRPISVGGNWTVGANGVFTRGTSTVTFNGTNAVNPQQINSGGTTAATKTFYNIIINNTGAGVKLVTNSLTQSTGGTLTMTAGTLDLNALTWTLGADLSVTAGTIAIGTGYLDCASYDLTVGTGGTVTIGTTGTLRVTDFSVTNTGIFTCTGNATLNILGNVVITSSGWSAGNSTIYMKSTTQTINASQAIYNLHVNCNDRSSNSLTIVTNDLICNGDLLFEDEDANTYIDTNSKNLTVYGTITLNWDGIIRLNAASAPSTLTIGNDMVFISVHGTPHVQLYNSTNTISIVGYGGLRTIPETITGLDNNKQVTLNNISLTTAQTLTGSSAITLAGSATLAGITLNGATATLNVGAQTLTMTGNLLVTTGIVTITSGGSIALGSNSFTNSGGTGVTSAGTITCGAFTSSGTFANNAGSAINASGNVAISGTFSTPANNTLTMTGAGTTLNASVGIGNLQINNGASVSISTNNLSIGGTLVIGQGTGGTSCSLDTNSKNLTVVGTTTVNSEGVLILTAGAATSTMTFTGDFTNSGIVRVVDVSNARTSLVGATGALRNFSGNGLTFNSRIINLNNIKYNPAFTPASSEGAILTGNCTFASVITLNGGSVNTGSYTLTVQNTITINSGTILTSGGIIDAGTNTFSLLGGTVQSGGTIICGDFISSGGNYVNNSGSIINSSGSVTITGTFTTPTNNTLTMTGAGKTINASAGIGNLIINSSGTVSVSTNALSVGGNLTIQAGIFDSGGLAINVTGNWNNSGGTFTHSNNTVTLNGTALQTVTSNGSSFNILTITNTSTVGVAFADRLQVATLNATAGVKKLSFAAASSASPHTISTTFNIAGSAGNLLTLAPSASNTTWYIDAPTSSVSYVSVSYSSEASGKLLTATNSTDAGNNANWIFPGYLKITGTGTMTAGGSQIITITAYDGNGNISTSYSGDKNLIFSGANSSPSPVTSPTATNKSSSDTNFGSTTVVTFANGVGSSTVKLYKAETASLAVTDGVISTSQDAYKLSVVVSVGVKNQLVWATQPTQSVTSGTTLPAFSIEITDSYGNRTTDSDNIAITASSGLLNGSTMKSAVNGLATFNNVSVFTAGNITLKGTASGLTSTASSNLVTVNGSGSESQGESVLFRGSSIMPQPIIEYIAPLSFIYNYIYGYK; encoded by the coding sequence ATGAAAAAAAATTTAACCATAATTATATTGATTTTTGTGATAATACATTTTGTTTCTCTCCCGCTTTTTGCACTCCCTGAAGGCCAAGTTGTGGAATCAGGGAGTGTTGTCTTTGATCAGCCCAATGCCACAACCCTAAACATTACCGCAAGCGATAAATCAATCATCAATTTTAATACTTTTAATATTGGCCAAAACGAAACAGTAAATTTTTACCAGCCGAATTCTTCTTCAACAGTTTTAGGTAGAGTTTTAGGGGCAGGCGCCAGCAATATTAACGGCTCACTTACCGCAAACGGGATTCTTTTTTTAACCAACCCAAACGGATTTAATTTTGGCCCTCAGGCAAATGTGCAGGTTAATTCATTAATTGCCTCAACGCTTGAAATATCAACAAATAATTTTATCAATGGAAATTATATTTTCAACCACAGAGAAAACGCTGCTTATGCCCGTATAATCAATGAAGGAATTATTGAAGGAAATAATATCGCACTTGTAGCAAGCGCTGTTAAGAATACCGGAGTAATCCTTGCTAAAGCTGGCACTGCTCATTTAGCATCAGGAGACAAAACAACCATTACAATTGATAATCGCGGTTTGATCCAGGTTGAGATTAATGAAAAGACAAGCGGCAAGGTTTATGATTCCAATGGTGTTGCTTTAAAGGATGCAGTAGCAAACTCAGGAACGGTTGAAGGTGCACAGGTATATATGAGCGCAAAAACCGCCAGTGATATTTTTGAGAACGCAGTTAACCAAACTGGTATTATAAAAGCAAATGGCCTTGTTAATGAGAATGGCATAATAAGAATAGTTTCCAATGAAAAGATTAAACTTTCTGGAAGCCTTACTGCAGATAAAGGAGAGATAAAAGTATCTTCCGAAAAATTTGTTAACGTTAGCGCTGAATTAAATATTTCCGCGGCTACTGCTGAAATAAATTCAGATAAAGATTTATTGGTTGATGCTAATATAACTAATGATTCGGGAGATTTGCATTTATTTGCGGATTATGATGGGGATGGTGTAGGAGAATTTACGCAGTCAACCGGGGAAATTTATGCTAAAGATTCTGGCGATGTTTATATTGATGGCTCTGGGGTAATGACCTTAAATAAAATTAAAACAGATTTAGGCGCAATTAAGATAGGAACTCTTAGAGCTCCGAGTAGTATTTCCGGTAAGCCGCATTATATCCATACAGTAGGAGATTTTGAATTTGACTCAAGCAGTGATGGAGCGATTACTACGACAAGAGGAGATGTTTTAAGGTTTAATCCTTTAGGCTCTCTAGTTATTGAGGCAATAAATGGGGCAATAAAGTTCCTTGAAGGTGTAGTAATCAATGTTGCCCAAGCGGAATTTATTGGAAACAGCCTTTTTGTTAACACTATTTCTTCTTCAGTTACCTTCTATAAGAATATCGGAGATTTTAATATTACAAGCTTTAGTACTACCGATGATTTAGCGACCTTAGAAGGAGAAGATGTTAAGGTAACCTATCTAAAGAGCAATGATGTTACATTAAAATCAGATAATTCAGTTAATTCAACCCCCGGAGTTATTATTCAAGCTCCAGAGGTAAGAGTTATTGCTCAAAAATTCGGCTCAATTGAAACACCTCTTAATATTAAATCTCCTTTAATTTACTTAGAGAGATTACATGGCGCAATTGAAATTTTGGAAAGTTCAGGCATTGGGACAAGTGTCATGTTAAGAGGCCCCCCGGATGGCTTTGGCGCAATTATATATAACCACGATACAAATCTCACCCTTAAAGCCGAAGTAGTCCGCCTAATTGGAACGGATTCTATCCAGTTATACGGGAATATTACTTTCTCTAGTCTTGAATGTACCATTCCAAATAAAGAAATCTATTTTGAAGCAGGGAAAACTTATACCATTACTGGAGTTTTTCATTTTAGTGGCAAGCTGGAAGATGACGGCACTATATCTTACATACACCTCAAGTCTTCAGAAGATGGCGTCAGGTGGTTTATAGACCCACAAGGTGCCCATGAGCTTTCATATGTAAGAGCTGAAGATTCCTATAACCTTGATCCAAGGCTTATTTTAGGTACATCCCTTGACCACGATGCTAATAGCTACAACTGGGATGCTCCTCGTTATTGGTTAGGAACAACTTCTACCTCATGGAATAATACTCTTAATTGGTCTGCTACTGATGGAGGAGCTGGTGGTGCAGGCGTGCCTACCAGTGCCGATGATGTGTATTTTTCTTCCACCAGAAATAACGCATGTTCAATTGACACTACTGCTGTTTGCTTGTCGTTTACCATTGGAGACTTATACACCCAGACGGTATCAATGGCAGCTGGATCATCGCTTGCTGTAACAAACGATCTTACCTTAACTGGTTCTGGAGCACTTTCTCCTGCAGGGCGTCCGATAAGCGTTGGCGGTAATTGGACTGTAGGGGCAAATGGCGTCTTTACACGCGGTACCAGCACAGTGACTTTTAACGGCACAAACGCTGTTAATCCGCAGCAGATTAATTCAGGTGGCACTACTGCAGCAACTAAAACCTTCTATAATATTATCATTAATAATACCGGTGCAGGAGTAAAGCTTGTTACGAATAGTCTTACTCAGTCTACCGGAGGCACCCTTACTATGACCGCAGGTACACTTGATTTAAACGCTCTTACTTGGACATTAGGAGCCGACCTTTCAGTTACAGCCGGGACCATCGCCATAGGGACAGGCTATTTAGACTGTGCTAGTTATGATTTAACCGTAGGAACAGGAGGCACTGTTACTATCGGCACAACAGGTACCTTGAGAGTTACGGATTTTAGTGTTACAAATACTGGGATTTTTACCTGTACAGGCAATGCTACTCTTAATATACTTGGCAATGTTGTTATTACAAGCTCCGGTTGGTCGGCGGGGAATTCTACTATATATATGAAATCAACAACACAAACTATCAATGCTTCCCAGGCAATATATAATTTACATGTTAATTGTAACGATAGAAGTTCTAATTCTTTAACCATTGTTACTAACGATTTAATTTGTAATGGCGATCTACTCTTTGAGGATGAGGATGCCAATACTTATATTGATACAAATTCCAAGAATTTGACTGTTTATGGCACGATTACCTTGAATTGGGATGGTATTATACGCCTTAACGCGGCAAGCGCGCCTTCTACTCTTACTATAGGTAATGATATGGTCTTTATTTCTGTGCATGGCACTCCTCATGTCCAACTATACAACAGCACAAATACTATTTCTATAGTTGGATACGGCGGCTTAAGAACAATACCCGAGACTATTACAGGCCTTGATAATAATAAGCAGGTAACTTTGAATAATATAAGTTTAACTACCGCCCAGACTCTAACTGGTTCTTCAGCTATAACATTAGCTGGTAGCGCTACGTTAGCAGGGATAACCTTAAACGGTGCTACTGCCACATTGAATGTCGGCGCACAAACCTTAACCATGACCGGAAATCTTCTTGTCACAACTGGCATAGTAACCATCACAAGCGGCGGATCTATTGCTTTAGGATCTAATAGCTTTACTAATTCAGGCGGCACAGGAGTTACTTCAGCAGGTACAATTACTTGCGGTGCTTTTACTTCTTCAGGCACATTTGCAAATAATGCGGGTAGTGCTATTAATGCTTCAGGTAATGTCGCTATATCAGGCACATTCTCTACTCCTGCCAATAACACCTTAACTATGACCGGAGCAGGAACAACGCTTAATGCTTCAGTAGGTATTGGAAATTTACAGATTAATAACGGAGCAAGCGTTTCGATATCTACCAATAACTTATCAATAGGCGGCACATTAGTAATAGGCCAGGGTACAGGCGGCACAAGCTGTTCGTTGGATACTAACTCAAAGAATCTTACAGTTGTAGGTACTACCACAGTAAATAGCGAAGGAGTATTAATACTTACTGCAGGGGCCGCTACTTCGACAATGACATTTACGGGCGATTTTACTAATTCGGGTATAGTTAGGGTAGTTGATGTTAGTAATGCTAGAACATCTTTAGTAGGAGCAACTGGCGCGTTAAGGAATTTCTCTGGTAATGGCCTTACTTTTAATAGCAGGATTATTAATTTGAATAATATTAAATATAATCCGGCATTTACTCCTGCTTCAAGCGAAGGGGCAATTTTAACTGGTAATTGCACATTTGCTTCTGTAATTACTCTTAATGGAGGTTCTGTAAATACAGGCAGTTATACCTTAACTGTTCAGAATACAATTACAATTAATTCTGGCACTATTCTTACTTCTGGAGGAATAATCGATGCCGGAACAAACACTTTTTCTTTGCTAGGGGGAACAGTCCAATCAGGTGGCACAATTATTTGCGGTGACTTTATATCTAGTGGCGGAAATTATGTTAATAACTCTGGGTCTATTATTAATTCAAGTGGTAGTGTTACGATTACCGGTACATTTACTACTCCGACTAATAACACTTTAACTATGACAGGTGCTGGTAAAACAATTAATGCTTCGGCCGGTATTGGTAATTTAATTATTAACTCAAGCGGTACAGTTAGTGTCTCTACTAACGCTTTAAGTGTGGGTGGTAATTTAACTATTCAAGCAGGTATTTTTGATTCTGGCGGTTTGGCAATTAATGTAACGGGTAATTGGAATAATAGCGGAGGCACCTTTACACATAGTAATAATACTGTTACTCTTAACGGTACCGCCCTGCAGACCGTTACCTCAAACGGCTCAAGTTTTAATATTCTAACCATCACTAACACCTCAACTGTCGGCGTTGCATTTGCTGATAGATTGCAGGTAGCAACATTAAATGCAACAGCCGGAGTTAAGAAATTAAGTTTTGCCGCAGCTTCTTCTGCAAGCCCGCATACAATAAGCACGACATTTAATATTGCAGGGTCCGCAGGAAATCTTTTAACCCTGGCTCCTTCAGCAAGCAATACTACTTGGTATATAGATGCGCCTACAAGTTCTGTCAGTTACGTAAGTGTTAGTTATTCTTCTGAAGCTTCAGGTAAACTTTTAACTGCAACAAATTCTACAGACGCAGGGAATAACGCTAATTGGATATTCCCGGGATATCTTAAAATTACCGGCACAGGCACAATGACAGCAGGGGGCTCTCAGATAATTACGATTACTGCTTATGATGGAAATGGCAATATCTCTACTTCATATTCCGGAGATAAGAATCTAATCTTCTCAGGTGCCAATAGTTCACCTAGCCCTGTTACAAGCCCGACTGCAACAAACAAGAGCAGCTCTGATACAAATTTTGGCTCAACAACAGTTGTAACATTTGCTAATGGAGTTGGTTCTTCAACTGTAAAATTATACAAGGCGGAAACTGCTTCTCTTGCTGTAACCGATGGAGTAATCAGCACAAGCCAGGATGCATATAAGCTAAGTGTTGTTGTTTCAGTAGGGGTAAAGAATCAATTAGTTTGGGCAACTCAGCCAACTCAGTCAGTTACCAGCGGTACAACCTTACCGGCATTTTCTATAGAAATTACTGATAGCTATGGCAATAGAACAACGGATAGTGATAATATTGCAATTACTGCGAGTTCTGGCTTATTAAATGGCTCAACTATGAAGTCCGCAGTAAATGGCTTAGCGACTTTTAATAATGTATCCGTGTTTACAGCGGGTAATATTACTTTAAAAGGCACAGCATCCGGGCTTACTTCTACTGCTTCTTCTAATCTGGTAACTGTTAATGGATCAGGCTCTGAATCACAAGGAGAGAGTGTTTTGTTTAGAGGTAGTTCCATAATGCCTCAGCCAATAATAGAATATATTGCGCCTCTTTCTTTTATTTATAACTATATATATGGCTACAAATAG
- a CDS encoding tetratricopeptide repeat protein has translation MVKDFSKFIILIVGIILALGLFSLDGFCQSAEDYVKKGMDAAKNGNTSEAASYFSKAAALDPKLAAAYAERGKALKEKGDLNQAIEEYNRAVALNPGLSSGFQDRKRYSNPTIDGLTKKIDLSIDLGETYYERAIAYFYSAKYELAWQDVLKAQNLGYTVNPAFVSELKKVLERKDDTQKK, from the coding sequence ATGGTTAAGGATTTTTCTAAATTCATAATTCTTATAGTAGGTATAATATTGGCATTAGGTTTATTTTCTCTTGATGGTTTTTGCCAGTCTGCAGAGGACTACGTGAAAAAAGGGATGGATGCTGCCAAGAACGGGAATACCAGTGAGGCAGCTTCATATTTTAGTAAGGCAGCTGCTTTGGATCCTAAGTTAGCCGCGGCATATGCCGAAAGAGGGAAAGCCTTAAAAGAAAAAGGAGACTTAAACCAGGCGATTGAAGAATATAACAGGGCAGTAGCATTAAATCCAGGCCTTTCCTCTGGTTTTCAAGACAGGAAACGTTACTCCAATCCGACTATTGACGGTTTAACAAAAAAAATTGATTTAAGTATAGATTTAGGAGAAACGTATTATGAACGCGCAATCGCCTATTTCTACAGCGCAAAATATGAATTAGCATGGCAAGATGTGCTTAAAGCGCAAAATTTAGGATATACGGTTAATCCGGCTTTTGTCTCAGAGTTAAAAAAGGTCCTTGAAAGGAAAGATGACACTCAGAAGAAATAA
- a CDS encoding SpoVG family protein gives MDSEIQVSRIHKLDGESKTKAFVDISLGGIVVKGLRIVDGVNGLFVSMPRRQGKDGKWYNTVYPVSKEMHQELSELVLAAYKE, from the coding sequence ATGGATAGTGAGATTCAGGTTAGCCGTATCCATAAGCTTGATGGAGAGTCAAAGACTAAAGCATTTGTGGATATCTCTTTGGGCGGTATAGTGGTTAAAGGCTTACGGATCGTTGATGGAGTAAACGGTTTGTTTGTCAGTATGCCGCGCCGCCAAGGCAAAGACGGAAAATGGTATAATACCGTTTATCCGGTTTCAAAAGAGATGCATCAAGAGTTAAGCGAACTGGTTTTAGCGGCGTACAAAGAATAG
- a CDS encoding tetratricopeptide repeat protein, protein MTLRRNKISSFVILGLFILFFSRSFVCFAQEEVYQLFKKGLDYLDEAKYDEASDEFIKAIALSPRDASLYYNLGLAYHRKGRLDDAIIKYSKALEINPEYTDALYNRRLAYEERASPEQAIVDYNRIIEIDPAYAEAYSNRGVAFKDKGDLNQAIADYNKAIQINPKVANAHYNLGLSLKAKGDFKEAISEFSKAIKLEHGFIKAYYNRGLAYQESGDLNRALSDYDKAILFDRNYAEAYNNRGVVYFDLGKIALAISSYNKAVELNPDFYLALNNRGNAYYSRGNIDLAISDYSKAIEINPLYSKAYLNRAHAYFVKQRYTSAWKDVHMAEKLGSAADSEFLLTLIQLSGQKK, encoded by the coding sequence ATGACACTCAGAAGAAATAAAATTTCCTCTTTTGTTATTTTAGGGTTATTTATTTTATTTTTTTCAAGATCATTTGTTTGTTTTGCTCAGGAAGAAGTTTACCAGCTTTTTAAGAAAGGCCTTGATTATCTTGATGAGGCAAAATACGATGAGGCCTCTGATGAATTTATTAAGGCTATAGCTTTAAGTCCTCGCGACGCCTCGCTTTATTATAACCTTGGCCTGGCATATCATAGAAAAGGAAGACTCGACGATGCCATCATCAAATATTCAAAAGCGTTGGAGATTAATCCGGAATATACTGATGCTTTATATAACCGCAGGCTTGCTTATGAAGAAAGGGCTAGCCCTGAGCAGGCAATAGTTGACTACAATAGAATAATTGAAATTGATCCTGCTTATGCCGAGGCTTATTCTAACCGCGGAGTAGCTTTCAAGGATAAAGGAGATTTGAACCAGGCTATTGCTGATTACAATAAGGCGATACAAATTAACCCGAAGGTGGCAAACGCCCATTATAATCTGGGGCTTTCATTAAAGGCTAAGGGAGATTTTAAGGAGGCAATTTCGGAATTCAGCAAAGCCATAAAGCTTGAGCATGGATTTATTAAAGCCTATTACAATAGAGGCTTGGCTTATCAGGAAAGCGGTGATTTAAATAGGGCTCTTAGCGATTATGATAAGGCAATTTTGTTTGACCGAAATTATGCTGAAGCCTATAACAACAGAGGGGTAGTCTATTTTGATTTAGGAAAAATCGCATTGGCAATTTCTTCTTACAATAAGGCAGTGGAATTAAACCCGGATTTTTATTTAGCTTTAAATAATCGTGGAAACGCATATTATTCCCGGGGAAATATTGATTTAGCTATCTCCGATTATAGCAAGGCAATTGAAATCAATCCGCTTTATTCAAAAGCATACCTTAACCGCGCCCATGCCTATTTTGTAAAACAAAGATATACCTCGGCCTGGAAAGATGTACATATGGCTGAAAAATTAGGCAGTGCCGCTGATTCGGAGTTTCTCTTAACGCTTATACAATTATCCGGACAAAAGAAATAA